From a region of the Oscarella lobularis chromosome 7, ooOscLobu1.1, whole genome shotgun sequence genome:
- the LOC136189459 gene encoding glucose-1-phosphate adenylyltransferase-like: MRALILAAGYGTRLQRDITEDRSGRFSSLLGLPKPLLPVGGVPLVSKWTKSLRSCAAIESIHLVTNARFANVFETWRRENDERSVEIVDDGTTSNETRLGAVADIKLALDRIGSPGEDIIVIGGDTLFYEDFNIGDLLKYYQRKKAEDENIGGVVLSYECTAEQTRKYGILDVDADGKVRTFLEKPGPEGTSSRRACPCFYLLSKVGIRLVGEFLLAKKADGASLVEMDAPGNFIRYLCNRASVWCMEISGRFDIGSLQSYVECNDYFSKHDT; the protein is encoded by the coding sequence ATGCGAGCCCTAATATTGGCGGCTGGCTATGGGACGCGTCTGCAGAGGGATATAACCGAGGATCGATCAGGACGATTCTCGTCTCTGCTCGGTCTTCCCAAACCTCTTCTTCCCGTCGGCGGAGTCCCTCTCGTCTCGAAGTGGACGAAATCGTTGCGATCGTGCGCCGCCATCGAGTCCATCCACCTCGTGACGAACGCCAGATTCGCGAACGTATTCGAAACGTggaggcgagagaacgacgagcgaagcgtggaaatcgtcgacgacggaacgacgtcgaacgaaacgCGATTGGGAGCCGTGGCCGACATAAAACTCGCGCTCGATCGAATCGGGAGCCCCGGCGAGGACATCATCGTCATAGGAGGCGACACGCTTTTCTACGAGGATTTCAACATTGGAGATCTGCTCAAATATTATCAGCGAAAGAAAGCGGAGGACGAGAATATCGGGGGCGTCGTTCTGTCGTACGAATGCACTGCTGAACAGACTAGGAAGTATGGAATATTGGACGTTGATGCTGATGGAAAAGTTAGAACATTTTTGGAAAAACCCGGTCCTGAGGGAACGTCTTCACGACGTGCTTGTCCGTGTTTTTATCTCCTCTCCAAGGTGGGGATTCGGCTTGTTGGGGAGTTTCTTTTGGCGAAGAAAGCAGATGGGGCTTCGTTGGTAGAAATGGATGCCCCTGGAAATTTTATTCGGTATCTTTGCAACCGAGCGTCAGTGTGGTGCATGGAGATTAGCGGTCGCTTTGATATAGGGAGTCTGCAGTCTTACGTGGAATGCAATGACTATTTTAGTAAGCATGATACATAA